The Salinirubellus salinus genome segment ACCGACCGATACACCGGTGCCAGCCCGCCCATGTGGTACATCGGGAGTGGGTCGTACCACCGGTCCTCGGGGAGGACGCCGAGGCGGAAGGCCGAGGCGCCGGCGCTGACCGCGAGGTTCGTCGCGGTGAGCGCGACGGCCTTCGGCGTCCCCGTCGTCCCCGAGGTGAACAGCATCACCTGTACGTCGTTGGGCGTCAACGCCGGGAGGTCGTAGGTCTCCGGCGAGACGCCGAGGAGGTCCCGGGTCCCGGCGTCTTCGTCGAGCGAGACGACGGGGACCTCGTTCGACTCCGCCGCGGGGACCGCCCGCTCGGCCGCCTCGGCGTCCGTCACGAGCGTGGAGAGGTCCGCACGGTCGACCCGTTCGGTGAGTTCGGCGACCGTCAGTCGCGCGTTCAGGGGGACGAGGACCGCACCCACCCGCATCGTCGCGTGGACGAGGTCGACGAACGACGGCCCGGTCTCGCAGACGACGCCGACGTGGTCGTCGACACCCACGCCCAGCCCGGCCAGCCGCCCCGCGACCTCCTCGACACGCTCGTCGAGGGCCGCGTACGTCGTGGTCGTGCCGTCGACACCGTGGACCGCGGGCGCGGTCGGTGTCGCGTCTGCACGATGGGCCAGCCAATCCCGCATACCGTCGCACTTGGGGAGAGGGGGACTATTGAACTTTCGACGTGCGCGCCGGGGAGGACCGGTCGTTCAACACACCCCGGGGTGGGTCGGGACCGCGACGGCGCCCTCCGCCACCGGGACGGGGTCGGGGTCGAGGAGGTCCGTCGCCAGCAGGGCGCCCGTCCCGAGCCCGCAGGCGGGGACCGAGGGGAGCGACGCCGCGAGGTGGACCGCCGCGGCGCGGGCGTAGGCCCCGTCGATGGTCGTCGTGACGACGGTGTCGACGCCAGCCTCGTGCGCCCGGCGTGCGACGGTCCGGGCCGCGACGGGGCCGCCGAGCGTCATCGGCTTCAGCACCACCGTGTCCGCGGCGTCGGCCGCGAGGACGGCGTCGAGGCCGTGCGCCGCGAGGCTCTCGTCCAGCGCGATGCCCACGCCCGCCCCTCGGAGTGCCGCGTGTCCCGAGAGGTCGGCGGCGGACAGCGGCTGTTCGAGGTACGCGAGGTCGAGGTCGGCCGCCCACTCGACGACGTCTGCGGCCGTCTCGCGGTCCCACGCCTCGTTGGCGTCGGCCCGGAGTTCCACGGCCGGGCAGGCGTCCCGGACCGCCGCGAGTCGCTCCCGGTCGCGGGACTGCTCGCCGACGCCGACCTTGATCTTCACCGCGGGGAACCCCGCCTCGACGGCCTCCCGGGCCGCCGCTGCTGTCTGCGCCGGCGTGTCGTCACCGACGGTGGCGTTCACGGGGACGCTCGCTGCGGGGGCGTCCTCGCCGAGCCACGCGGCCAGCGACTCGCCGTTCGACCGCGCCTCGCAGCCCGCGACGGCCATCTCGACGGCGTGTCTCGCGGCAGGGTGGTCGCCCATCTCGTCGAGCGCGGAGACGGGGTCCGCGACGGCCTCGAGTGCCGCCCGACACTCCTCGAGCGACTCGGTCCACCCCGGCAGGGGGGTCGCCTCGCCGACGGCCGTCTCCCCGGCGTGCTCGACGTGGACGAGGAACCCCTCTCGTGCCTCGATGGGGCCGTTGGCGGTGCTCAGCGGCCGTGTCAGCGACAGCGAGAACGGCTCGACCCTCATAGGAGCGCCGGGAGCGCGAGCCCCAGCGCGAACAGCACCGAGTGCGCGAACAGGAGCTTGCCCGTCGTCTCGAGCGCCGGGTTCAGCGCGGCCCCCTCGGTGCGGCTCAGGACGGTCCGGGAGAGCGAGACGGCCAGCGGGAGCGTCAGGAGCGGCAGGAGCGTCGCGAGCGAGTAGCCCGTCAGCGCGAAGACGACCGGGACGACGTAGGCCGTCCCGACCATCAGCAGGAACTCGGCCCGGGCGCCGCGGTAGCCGAGCATGACAGCGAGGGTGCGTTTCCCCGTCGCAGCGTCGGTCTCCCGGTCGCGGATGTTGTTCACGACGAGGATGGCCGTCGAGAGGCCGGCGGCGGGGAGCGACGCGACGATCGCCGCGAGCGGGACGGTGTCCGGCGGAATCCAGAGGGGGAACGCGCTCCCCGCCGCGGCGGCCTGCACGTAGTAGGTCCCGGCGACGGCGACGACGCCGAAGTAGATGAACACGAACAGGTCGCCCAGTCCCCGGTAGCCGTAGGGGTACGGCCCACCCGTGTAGAGCACGCCAGCGGCCACCCCGGAGAGCCCGACGACGACGATGGGGAGTCCACCGACGTAGACGAGGTAGACTCCGACGAGGACGGCGAGCGCGTAGGTGAGCCACATCGCGCGCTTGACCCGCTCGGCGTCGATGATGCCTCCCGCGGTGACGCGGGTGAACCCCTCGCGGTCCTCGGTGTCGGCGCCCTTGACGGCGTCGTAGTAGTCGTTCGCGAAGTTGGTCCCGACCTGCAGGAGGAGTGCCCCGACCAGCGCGAACAGGGCGGGCAGCGGGGCGAAGACGCCCGCGCCGACCGCGAGACCGGCCCCGACGACGACGGGGGCGGCCCCGGCCGGGAGGGTCTGTGGTCGGGCGGCCATCAGCCACGCCTCGGTTCGCGTGACGTCCGCCGCGGCCGGCTCGTTCGACATTACTCCCACTTGGGCGGCGCGTGATTTAGCGACTGTGGTCCCGGTGGCCACAGTGGCCTCCGTGGCTCCTGTCGCACCCACACTTATGCTCGCGTCGCACCAACGACCTGTCATGGCAGACCTGCTCTCCGAGGCCGAGATCGAGGCACAGAAACCCGCCGACTGGACGGTCGAGGGCGACGAACTCGTCCGGACCTACGAGTTCGACTCCTACCTCGAGGGCGTCGGCTTCGCCGCGGGGGCCGGCGGCCTCGCCGAGGAGGCGTTCCACCACCCCGAGCTCACCATCGGGTGGCGCGAGGTGGAGGTCCGGCTCACGACCCACGACGCCGGCGGCATCACCGAGAATGACACGGACCTCGCCGCCCGGTTCGACGAGCTCGCCGACTGAGCCGATGTCCGAGACCGACCACGGGGCACCGAGCGCCGAGTACCTCTTCCGGATACGGTTCAGGGTCGAGTCAGCCGACCCGGACGTCGCGCTCTCGCCGGACCGCTTCGAGTCGGTGCTGTCGAGACGGGCGGCCACGCCGGGCGAGGACGGCTGGCTCTTCTTCCGAGACAACCTCTGGCGCGGCGAAGGGGGGCGACGAGAGGTACCTCCGGGAACTGGCAGAGGACTCGCTCGGCGTCCCCGTCGAGTCCGTCGACTTCCGGGAGTTGCGGACCGACCCCGAGTACCTCGACGCGCTCCGAGCGGCCGTCGCCGACGACCTCTCGCTGTTCAAAGCGGACTCTGTCGACGAAGTGCTGAAGAAGTACCTCGGGTCGAGTATCCACGTGCGGCGCGGCCGGGAGTGACGGCGACCGGCCGCGCGCGACCGGGAACGACCGGTCGTTCACCGGCACCCTCCAACCGTGCCACCACGGCGGGTCATCGGGACTGTGGGATCCGCTCGGCACCGGCGACCCGGTCCGCTCCCGCGGTGTCACCAAGCGAGCCGAGCCGTCGGAAGTGGACAGCCGCGAGCACGGTCGCCACCGGGAACGTGAGTGCCCAGACCCCGAGCGATAGGAAGCTCACCGCCTCGGCCGCGGGCACGTGTCCCGCGGCGCCGAGGACCACCACGCCCACGAGGCTCGCGGCCCCGTTGAGGACGAACAGCCGCCGAACCCAGACGGCCAGTCGCCCGCCGCCGAAGGCGAAGCCACCGAACAGCATCGCGATGCCCATCAGACCGTAACCGACGCCCTCGAGCGTGCCCGTGAGGCTGTGTGGACTCCCGACGACGAACAGGTCGAGCCCCTCCGTGGCCCCCGCGGCTATCGCCTGTGGGACGAACGTCGCCAGCACGAAGTAGTTCGCACCGAGGATAGCGCCGTAGGCCGTCGCGAAGCCGAACCCGAGGAGACTCCACACGCGTCGGCCCCTCGGCGTCGAGACGTGGACCGCCACCCAGAACGGCGCGAAGGTCAGCGCGAGGAGCAGCGGGGGGACCACCCACGCCAGATACGGACCAGGCTCGAAGGCGGCCGCGTACGCATCGATGCCGTTCCACGCCCCCAGTCCACTGATCCACGGGACGAACGCGAGCACGAACCAGACGGCCCACGTCGCGAGCAGGGCCCCCGTCACTGCTCCCACTATCGTCTCTGGTCTCTCGGAGTTCATGTCGACAGGTGCGACGAGGTATTGGTTAAACAGGCGACATGAATCTCGCCGGCTGAGAACGGCCGCGGCGTGGAGCGGGGAGCGACAGGTCAGACCACCTCCCCCGGTGCGTCCCAGGCCACCTCCGCCGAGGCGGTCACGCCGAGCTGGTGCAACAGCCGGATGGTGTCCTCGACGACGCCCGTCTCCACGATGCGGCCGTCGTCGACGTGGTGGACGACCATCCGGGCGACGTCTACCGTCTCGCCGGTCGGCTCGACGTCGAGGAACCGGCCGTCGTGAGTCCCCCGGAGTCGCTGGCGGAGGAAGACCTTGTCACCCTCCGAGACGGTTTCCTCCACGGTGAGCCGCAGGTCGGGGAACCCCTCGCGGTAGCGTTGGACGAACTTCCAGTAGGCGTCGCGCCCGCGCAGCTCGCGGGCGCTGTCGAGGTAGAGGACGCTGTCGGCAGCGAGGACGCGGTCGAGTGCGTCGCGGTCGCCACGGTTCCACACCGCCTCGGTCAGCCGGTCCACGATGTCGCGGTTCTCGGTCGGTGCCGAGAGCTGTGTCACCACCGGCGTGGCCGCCACCCGGGCGGTCGTCGAGAGCCGCTCGGTCACGTCCGCGACACCGACCTGTCGGAGCAGCCCCCACCCCTCGTAGAGCGTCCACATCGTCGTTATCTTGCCATCGTCGAGGTGCAGCATCGACATCCCCGAGAGCGACACCGGGCGGTCGCTCGGCTCGGTACCGAGGAACGGCCCCGTGTTGGTTCCGGTGGCCCGCCAGCGAATCGCCACCCGGTCGGGCTCCGCCGCCGTCTCCTCGATCCGGAACGAGAGATCGGGTATCGCCTCGCGCATGGTCCGTGTGAACGACACGTACTCCGCGAGCCCGTACGGCGTCACCTCGGCCTCGGACTCGCCGGCCAGGAATCGGCGAACCTCGACGAGATTGGAGGGCGAGTGGACCGTCAGCGACGGGGCCACCAGTCCGTCCCAGTCGGCCTCGCCCTCGTTCCAGACCTCCCGGACCGCCCGCTGGACGGTGCGACGGTCCCGCTCGACAGCGAGGAACCGACCAGCCTGTTCGCGGCCGTGGTCCCACAGCTGGTCGAGGAACTCGTGCGACCGGTCCAGTTTCGTGGCGTAGTCGAGTGACCGGTCCGGCGAGACCATCGACTCGTCCAGCTCGACGGTCTTGACGGCTATCGGACGGAACGCACCGACCGTCTCGCCCGCGGCCGCCGCCTCGTTCAGCAGGCGGACGAACTCGAGCTCCTGGTTGATGGAGAGGTTACCGCCGAGCTCGTTGCGGCGGTCGAGTATCTCCTCCGTGCGCCGAGGGACCCGGTCCTCGCGCTGGGGGTTGATCTGGACGACCCAGAGCTCGTCCGGCCGCTCCAACCGACCGGGCGTAGCCCTGAACAGCTCGCCCAGCGGCGGGTTCTGCGAGAAGAGCCCGTCCCAGTAGTACCGGACTGTGCCGTCGGGTTCGGTGACCGGCGCGGCCTCGAAGAGGTTCGGGACGGCCGTCGACGCGAGCACCGCGTCGTGGGTCACGTCCCGCTCCGTGAACGTCCTGAACGTGCCACGCTGGACGTCGACGGCACCGACGTCGAGCCGCGGTGGCGGCGAGTCGGGGTCGACCCCGTCGACGAGGTCGGCGAGGTCGGCGGCCGGCACCGCCCGTTCGAGCGTCCGACGCATGGTCCCCCGACCGAGTTCCGAGGCTGGCGTGTCGTAGGGACTCACCGACGGCATCGGCACGCCCATCCCTTGCGTTCGGGCGAGGCCCACCCCCAGCGCGTTGACGAACCGTTCCGGCGGCGAGTCCACGGCGATGTCGTCCCAGACCTGTCGGAGCAGCCGCCGAGCCTCCACCCGACCCTCGGAACCGGACTCGCTGGCGAGTGCGTACCACGCGGTGAACGCACAGATGGCGCCGCCCGAGGTGCCGCTGAGTCCGACCACGTCGAACGCCACGTCGGTCTCCTCCAGCAGTCGGTCGAGCACGCCGGCGGTGAAGGCGGTGTGGCTCCCCCCGCCCTGACAGGCGACGGCGACTCGCGGCGGTCGAGACTCTCCACTGGACATGCCGGGACGGGGGTGCAGCGCGCGTATCAAGATAACTCAGGGGCCGGAGACGGTCACGGACCCGGTAGATTCTCGCGAACGGCGAGCCGGCGTGGGCGAGAAAGTTCTTATCCGGTGAGCCGCTACGGTTCGGTTCCGATGGTGCACCGCGACTACGACTACTGGGTCCTCGACCTCGACGGGACCCTCATCGACGTGGAGCCGGACTACGTCCACGAGGTGGTCGGTCGCGTGGGCGACCGCCTCGGCCACGGCTTCACAGACGAGCAGGCCGAGCGGGTCTGGCACTCCCTCGGCGGTGACCCGAACGCCGCGCTCGAGTCGTGGGGGCTCGACCCGCAGCGGTTCTGGGAGATCTTCCACGAGGAGGAGGACCCGGAGGCACGCGCCGACGCCACCTTCCTCTACGACGACGCGGCCCGATTCGCCGAGGTGGACCGCCCCCTCGCGCTCGTGACACACTGCCAGGAGTACCTCACGGACCCGGTCCTCGACGGACTCGACATCCGCGACTGGTTCGACACTGTCGTCTGCTGTACGGACGAGACGGGATGGAAACCCGACCCGACCCCCGTGGAGCTGGCCCTCGCACGCATCGACGCCCGCACGGAGGGTGAGGGAATCCTCGCGGGCGACGGCCCGCACGACGTGGGCGCGGCGTGGAACGCCGGCCTCGACGCGGTCCACGTCGAGCGCCACGGCCACCACCGACGCGGGATGTGCGTCCTCGGTGACCACCGCGTCTCCTCGTTCGACGAACTCTGGAGTGGGGACACCGCGGCCGACTGACGGGGCCGGCGGCGTTCAGACCGCGCTGACGAGCGCCTCGCCGACCCGCCAGCAGACCACGGCGACGACCACGGGCAGGACGAGCACCGCGACGAGTCCGGGGACGGCGACGCCGAGGAGCACGTCGACGGTGACCAGCACCACCACGCCGACGAGCACGGAGCCCCCCAGCAGGTAGCCGACGACCCGGAGGACGGTGCGCTGGGCACCACTGAACACGGGGTCGTCGTCGCCGGTGAGCGCGAGCCCCAGGACGGCGAGGAACACGCCGGCGAGGACGCCGAGGCCGAGGAAGAGGACGGCGAACCCGCCGGGGATGTCACGCCCGGCGGGTGGCGGTGGTGGGAGCGTCGCGAGGCTCCGCACGGAACCGACGACGAGGAGGACGCCGACGGCGACGAGGAGCCAGCGGAGGGCATCACGGATGCGCACGTCCCCGCTCGTGGACCTGCCGGCATAAGCCTTCCAGCCGTGGGGACGGCGCTCGGACAGGCCCTGCCGCCGGCGCCGCGCCGAGGATGGGAACGCTTGTAATCGCCCGCTCTGACCCCCCTTCGATGAGCTTCTTCGACACGCTCGCGGCCCGTATCGACTCCGCCGACAGCGTCGTCTCCGTCGGCCTCGACCCGGACCCCGCGAAACTCCCGGACCACCTCGCGGACCACGACCTGCCGCGGTGGGCGTTCAACCGTCGCATCATCGACGCCACGCACGAGCACGCGGCCTGCTACAAGCCGAACGTGGCGTTCTACGAGGACAGCGACGGCTGGCGCGCACTCCGCGAGACCGTCGCCTACGCCCACGGCAAGGACGTCCCCGTCCTCCTCGACGCCAAGCGCGCCGACATCGGGAACACGGCCCGGCAGTACGCGAATCTGCTGGACCACGCCGACGCCATCACCGTGAACCCCTATCTCGGTCGGGACTCGCTGGAGCCGTTCCTCGCCCGGGAGGACAAGGGGATAATCGTCCTCTGTCGCACCTCGAACCCGGGCGGCAAGGACTTCCAGAACCTCACGGTCGGCAACGACAAGAAGCTCTACGAGTACGTCGCCCAGCGCTGCTCGGAGTGGAACGAGCGCGGGAACGTCGGTCTCGTCGTGGGGGCGACGGCGCCGGAGGAGCTCGAACGGGTGCGTGAACTCGTCCCGGACCTCCCGTTCCTCGTCCCCGGCGTGGGTGCGCAGGGCGGTGACGCCGAGGCGGCAGTCGAGTACGGCCTGAACGCCGACGGCGTCGGCCTCGTCAACTCCTCGCGCGGCATCATCTTCGCCGGCGAGGGCGAGAACTTCGAGGCCGCGGCGCGCCAGTCGGCCAGGCGACTGAAGGACCGACTGAACCGCTACCGGGACTGAGTCTCGCTCGGGCCGTCCCCCTGACGGTCCGTACCGACGAACCGGCCGATCGCGAGTCCCCCGCCCGTCGCGAGGAGGCCGTACCAGAAGGCGTACCGCTGGCCCGTCTCTCCCCAGACCACCTCGAAGAGGCTCTCCGTCGGACCGATGCGGCCGCCCGAGGCCAGCGCCATCGTCAGGAGTCCCGTCGTCGACAGGACGAGTGCCACACCGGCGACCACCTTCCGTCGGAATGCGTCCGTGGCGCTCACGCGACGCGCACCCTCAGAACCGGTACTCTCCGACGCCGTCCGGGTGGTCTCGCTCGTCCCGGTCGCCGCCACGCTCGTGGGCCTCCCGGTGACCGTACACCTCGGCGTAGCAGGCCGTGCAGTACCCCGTCTCCTCGTCCACGTGCTTCGCGCAGACCAGTTTGCCGCAGCGCTCGCAACCGCCGACCACCTCCCGTCGCTCACACACCTCGCAGAGGCCGGAGACACTCATGAGTCGTGCTAACGCGCGAGTGGGTTTGAACCCTCGCCTCGGTCGGGGAGCTCGTTCGACCACGCTGCTCGCGTGTCGGTCGTTCCTCCCTCCCGCTCACTGGTCCGTGGTCTCGCTTCGCTCGACCACGCTGCCGCCGCCGAGACGCTTACTTCGGGGGAGGCCCAACGGGGAGACGTGAAGAACCAGCGCCTGGTGCTCGCGTTGGCCGCCGTCTTCGCCGGCATGACCGTCCTGATGGTCGTGCTGGCGGCGGCGTTCCGCGACCCCGTCCCGCTGTTCGTCGCCGCGCTGTTCGGTGCGGCGACGTACTTCTTCTGGTACCACGCGACGGGGCGCATCGCCAGCGGCATCTACGAGCGGGTGGAGCGACAGGCCCGCACGAACGCCAACGGCGGGTCACCCGGCGGCCGCGGCGGATTCGGCGCCGGCCCGCGCGAGGACTGGGAAGCGCCGGGCGGCGACGACCGGTGGGAACGCGTGCGACAGCAGGCCCGCCAGCAACGCCGCCGTGCGCGGGCCGACGCACAGGGCCGCCGTCGCGCCCCCTCGACCACCAGCGGGCCCTCCCGCTCGCAGGCACGACAGGTGCTCGGCGTCTCCGCGGACGCCGACCAGGCGACGGTGAAGAAGGCCTACCGCGAGCGGGTGAAGGAGGCACACCCCGACACCGAGACCGGGAGCGAGGAGGAGTTCAAGCGCGTCAACAAGGCCTACGAGCGACTCAGCGAGTAGCCCTGGGCACCCCGCTCGTCAGTCGTCGTCGCGCTCGCGGAGGTAGTTCAGGACGCCTGCGACGTCGCGCTGGACGGTGGGTGACTGCCACTCCGCCCCCGTCACCGCCAGTATCTCGGAGACGCTCGGGCGCTCCGCCCTGTGCTCGTCGACGAACGCGACCCACTCGGGGAGCATCGCCTCGTAGTGGTCGAGCTCCGCGACGGCCTCGTCGGGTGCGCCCGGCCCGTAGTGGCCGTAGAGGTTGCGAGCCGGCTCCAGCGCACGGAGGCGCCGCACCGTCTCGAGATTCGCCTCGAGGTCGAACGACGGTGGGGGCGTCGTCGGGCGCATCTCGCCCTGCTGGTACATCCCGGCGGCGTCGATGGAGAACAGCCCGCCGGTGGTCTCGTCGAACGCCGCGAAGTGGTGTGGGGCGTGGCCCGGCGCGTCGACGAAACGCAGCGTGTGGTCGCCCACGTCGAGGCGCTCGCCGTCCTCGACGACGACCGCGCGGTCCTCGGGGACGAGGTCGGGGTCGCCGTAGGCGTCCTCGGTCCCCATCGCGCGGTCGACGCTCCGCTTGAGCGCCGCGAGTCGGTCGGCGTCCGTGACGTAGTCGTACCCCTCGGGGTGCAGGTAGAACGTCGCGTTCGGGAACTCGCGGGCGAACTCGCCGGCGCCACCAGCGTGGTCGAGGTGGACGTGCGTGACGAGGACGTGCCGGACCTCGTCGCGGTCGATACCGAGGTGATCGACCGCCGCGTAGGTCTGCGAGGTGGTGTTCGCCGCGCCCGTGTCGACCACGACCGGCTCCGCGCTGTCGAGGACGTACTGCGAGAGCGCGCCCTCGAACCCGTACAGCAGGGTGTCGACGGTGTACGTGTCCGCGAGGCCCTCGACGGGCACCGCGGGCGTGTCTGTCATACGAGACGCTAGGCGACCGCAGGGCTTGATACTACGGGCCTCCGAGTCCGGCTGTGACCGACCTGCCGCCGCTTGCCGTCGACATCGACGGCACCCTGACCGACGCCGAGCGTCGACTGGACCCGCGGGTGTTCCCGGTGCTCCGCGAGTGGGCCGCCGAAGCGCCCGTCGTCGTCGCCACCGGGAAGGCGCTCCCCTACCCGGTCGGCCTGTGTGAGTTCCTCGCCATCCCGATCAACGTCGTCGCGGAGAACGGCGGCGCCGTCTACGTGGCGAGCGCCGACGAACTCCGCTTCACCGGCGACCGGGCGGCCGCCGAACGCGTCGCCGAGGACTACGCCGAGGCGGGCCACTCGCTGGGGTGGGGGACCGTCGACTTCGTCAACCGCTGGCGCGAGACGGAACTCGCCGTCGCGCTGGAGCAGCCCGAGTCGCCGCTCCGCGAGGCCGCCGACCGCCACGGGATGCGCGT includes the following:
- the menC gene encoding o-succinylbenzoate synthase: MRVEPFSLSLTRPLSTANGPIEAREGFLVHVEHAGETAVGEATPLPGWTESLEECRAALEAVADPVSALDEMGDHPAARHAVEMAVAGCEARSNGESLAAWLGEDAPAASVPVNATVGDDTPAQTAAAAREAVEAGFPAVKIKVGVGEQSRDRERLAAVRDACPAVELRADANEAWDRETAADVVEWAADLDLAYLEQPLSAADLSGHAALRGAGVGIALDESLAAHGLDAVLAADAADTVVLKPMTLGGPVAARTVARRAHEAGVDTVVTTTIDGAYARAAAVHLAASLPSVPACGLGTGALLATDLLDPDPVPVAEGAVAVPTHPGVC
- a CDS encoding 1,4-dihydroxy-2-naphthoate polyprenyltransferase — protein: MSNEPAAADVTRTEAWLMAARPQTLPAGAAPVVVGAGLAVGAGVFAPLPALFALVGALLLQVGTNFANDYYDAVKGADTEDREGFTRVTAGGIIDAERVKRAMWLTYALAVLVGVYLVYVGGLPIVVVGLSGVAAGVLYTGGPYPYGYRGLGDLFVFIYFGVVAVAGTYYVQAAAAGSAFPLWIPPDTVPLAAIVASLPAAGLSTAILVVNNIRDRETDAATGKRTLAVMLGYRGARAEFLLMVGTAYVVPVVFALTGYSLATLLPLLTLPLAVSLSRTVLSRTEGAALNPALETTGKLLFAHSVLFALGLALPALL
- a CDS encoding 4a-hydroxytetrahydrobiopterin dehydratase, with translation MADLLSEAEIEAQKPADWTVEGDELVRTYEFDSYLEGVGFAAGAGGLAEEAFHHPELTIGWREVEVRLTTHDAGGITENDTDLAARFDELAD
- a CDS encoding ester cyclase, which produces MSSGESRPPRVAVACQGGGSHTAFTAGVLDRLLEETDVAFDVVGLSGTSGGAICAFTAWYALASESGSEGRVEARRLLRQVWDDIAVDSPPERFVNALGVGLARTQGMGVPMPSVSPYDTPASELGRGTMRRTLERAVPAADLADLVDGVDPDSPPPRLDVGAVDVQRGTFRTFTERDVTHDAVLASTAVPNLFEAAPVTEPDGTVRYYWDGLFSQNPPLGELFRATPGRLERPDELWVVQINPQREDRVPRRTEEILDRRNELGGNLSINQELEFVRLLNEAAAAGETVGAFRPIAVKTVELDESMVSPDRSLDYATKLDRSHEFLDQLWDHGREQAGRFLAVERDRRTVQRAVREVWNEGEADWDGLVAPSLTVHSPSNLVEVRRFLAGESEAEVTPYGLAEYVSFTRTMREAIPDLSFRIEETAAEPDRVAIRWRATGTNTGPFLGTEPSDRPVSLSGMSMLHLDDGKITTMWTLYEGWGLLRQVGVADVTERLSTTARVAATPVVTQLSAPTENRDIVDRLTEAVWNRGDRDALDRVLAADSVLYLDSARELRGRDAYWKFVQRYREGFPDLRLTVEETVSEGDKVFLRQRLRGTHDGRFLDVEPTGETVDVARMVVHHVDDGRIVETGVVEDTIRLLHQLGVTASAEVAWDAPGEVV
- a CDS encoding HAD family hydrolase, with amino-acid sequence MVHRDYDYWVLDLDGTLIDVEPDYVHEVVGRVGDRLGHGFTDEQAERVWHSLGGDPNAALESWGLDPQRFWEIFHEEEDPEARADATFLYDDAARFAEVDRPLALVTHCQEYLTDPVLDGLDIRDWFDTVVCCTDETGWKPDPTPVELALARIDARTEGEGILAGDGPHDVGAAWNAGLDAVHVERHGHHRRGMCVLGDHRVSSFDELWSGDTAAD
- the pyrF gene encoding orotidine-5'-phosphate decarboxylase; amino-acid sequence: MSFFDTLAARIDSADSVVSVGLDPDPAKLPDHLADHDLPRWAFNRRIIDATHEHAACYKPNVAFYEDSDGWRALRETVAYAHGKDVPVLLDAKRADIGNTARQYANLLDHADAITVNPYLGRDSLEPFLAREDKGIIVLCRTSNPGGKDFQNLTVGNDKKLYEYVAQRCSEWNERGNVGLVVGATAPEELERVRELVPDLPFLVPGVGAQGGDAEAAVEYGLNADGVGLVNSSRGIIFAGEGENFEAAARQSARRLKDRLNRYRD
- a CDS encoding DnaJ domain-containing protein, translated to MKNQRLVLALAAVFAGMTVLMVVLAAAFRDPVPLFVAALFGAATYFFWYHATGRIASGIYERVERQARTNANGGSPGGRGGFGAGPREDWEAPGGDDRWERVRQQARQQRRRARADAQGRRRAPSTTSGPSRSQARQVLGVSADADQATVKKAYRERVKEAHPDTETGSEEEFKRVNKAYERLSE
- a CDS encoding MBL fold metallo-hydrolase; amino-acid sequence: MTDTPAVPVEGLADTYTVDTLLYGFEGALSQYVLDSAEPVVVDTGAANTTSQTYAAVDHLGIDRDEVRHVLVTHVHLDHAGGAGEFAREFPNATFYLHPEGYDYVTDADRLAALKRSVDRAMGTEDAYGDPDLVPEDRAVVVEDGERLDVGDHTLRFVDAPGHAPHHFAAFDETTGGLFSIDAAGMYQQGEMRPTTPPPSFDLEANLETVRRLRALEPARNLYGHYGPGAPDEAVAELDHYEAMLPEWVAFVDEHRAERPSVSEILAVTGAEWQSPTVQRDVAGVLNYLRERDDD
- a CDS encoding HAD-IIB family hydrolase, translated to MTDLPPLAVDIDGTLTDAERRLDPRVFPVLREWAAEAPVVVATGKALPYPVGLCEFLAIPINVVAENGGAVYVASADELRFTGDRAAAERVAEDYAEAGHSLGWGTVDFVNRWRETELAVALEQPESPLREAADRHGMRVIDTGFAYHVTSPEVNKARGLEAAADALDRSPAEFVAVGDSENDAELFEVVGESYAVANADETALAAAHHVTDAGYGDGFLEATDRVRAEFAAGGDSA